The stretch of DNA GGTGTGTTCTTCAGCCTGCAGGACCTGCCCGAGGCGGCGCAGCTGCCGGGCGCGGCCCGCGATGCGTTGCTGTTGCGGGTGATCGGCAGCCCCGACCCGTACGACAAGCAGATCGACGGCATGGGCGGCGCCACGTCCAGCACCAGCAAGACGGTGATCCTGTCGAAAAGCATCAAGCCCGGCCACGACGTGGATTACCTGTTCGGCCAGGTGTCCATCGACAAACCTTTCGTCGACTGGAGCGGCAACTGCGGCAACCTGTCGGCGGCGGTCGGTTCCTTCGCCATCAGCAGCGGCCTGGTGGATGCCGAGCGCATTGCGCAGAACGGCGTGGCCGTGGTGCGCATCTGGCAGGCCAATATCGGCAAGACCATCATCGCCCATGTGCCGATGACCAACGGCGCGGTCCAGGAAACCGGCGATTTCGAGCTGGACGGGGTGACTTTCCCGGCGGCCGAAGTGCAGTTGGAGTTCCTTGACCCGGCGGCCGAGGAAGAGGGCGCCGGCGGTTCGATGTTCCCCACCGGCAACCTGGTGGACGACCTGGAGGTGCCGGGTGTCGGGACTTTCCAGGCCACCATGATCAATGCCGGGATCCCGACGATTTTCATCAACGCCCGCGACATCGGCTACAGCGGTACCGAGCTGCAGGGCGATATCAACGGCGATCCCAAGGCGCTGGCGATGTTCGAGACCATCCGCGCCCACGGCGCGCTGCGCATGGGGCTGATCCAGAATCTGGATGAAGCGGCCAAGCGTCAGCACACGCCCAAGGTCGCCTTTGTCGCGCCGCCCGCGGGCTACCAGGCTTCCAGTGGCAAGGCGGTGCAGGCCGCGGATGTCGATCTGCTGGTACGCGCGCTGTCCATGGGCAAGCTGCACCACGCGATGATGGGCACCGCCGCGGTGGCGATTGGCACGGCGGCGGCGATCCCCGGGACCCTGGTCAACCTGGCGGCCGGCGGCGGAGAGCGCAGCGCGGTGCGCTTCGGCCACCCGTCGGGAACCCTGCGCGTCGGTGCCGAAGCCGTGCAGGACAACGGCGAATGGAGCGTGACCAAGGCCATCATGAGTCGTAGCGCGCGGGTCTTGATGGAAGGCTGGGTACGTGTGCCCGGCGACGCGTTCTAAATCATAAACGGCCCCTGTAGGAGCGAGCTTGCTCGCGATAGCGATACCACGGTCGACATCGATGCCGACAGTCCATCCGTCATCGCGAGCAAGCTCGCTCCTACAATGGGGTGAATAAAAAAATAACCCGATCAGCCTGACCTTGAGGATGCAACCCAACCCTTGATGGAGTGAACTGCCCATGAGCGCCAACGTTGATCTGAACGAACGCCCCGATTACGACCAGGTCCTGCAGGACATCGCCGACTACGTTCTGAACTATCGGATCGAGTCCCGCGAGGCTCTGGATACCGCCCGCAACTGCCTGATGGACACCCTCGGCTGTGGCTTGCTGGCCCTGCGCTTTCCCGAGTGCACCAAGCACCTGGGGCCGATAGTGGAGGGCACGGTCGTGCCGTTTGGCGCGCGGGTGCCGGGCACCCGCTTGCGCCTGGACCCGGTCAAGGCGGCCTGGGATATCGGCTGCATTGTCCGTTGGCTGGATTACAACGACACCTGGCTCGCCGCCGAGTGGGGCCATCCTTCCGACAACCTCGGTGGCATCCTCGCCGTGGCCGATCACCTGTCGCAAAAGCGTGTGGCCAATGGCGAAGCGCCGCTGACCATGCGCGCGGTGCTCGAGGCCGTGATCATGGCCCATGAGATCCAGGGGGTGATTGCCCTGGAAAACTCCTTCAACCGGGTCGGCCTCGACCATGTGCTGCTGGTGAAAGTCGCCTCGACCGCGGTCACCGCCAAGTTGATGGGGGCCAACCGCGAGCAGTTGCTGGCGGCGCTGTCCCATGCCTTTGTCGATGGCCAGGCGCTGCGTACCTATCGCCATGCGCCGAACGCCGGTTCGCGCAAATCCTGGGCGGCGGGGGATGCCACCAGCCGTGGCGTGCGCCTGGCGGATATCGCCCTGCGTGGCGAGATGGGCATCCCGGGAGTGCTGAGCGCGCCGCAGTGGGGCTTCTACGACGTGCTGTTCAGCCACACCAACAAGGACCTGGCGCTCAAGCCCGAAGACCAGCGCCGTTTCAGCCTGTCGCAGCAGTACGGCAGCTATGTGATGGAAAACGTTCTGTTCAAGATCAGCTTCCCGGCCGAGTTCCATGCGCAGACCGCCTGCGAGGCGGCGGTGACCCTGCACCCGCTGGTGCGCAATCGCCTGCACGAGATCGACAGGATCGTCATCACCACCCACGAATCGGCGATCCGCATCATTTCCAAGGTGGGCCCACTGGCCAACGCCGCCGACCGCGACCACTGCATCCAGTACATGACCGCCGTGCCGCTGGCGTTCGGCAACCTGGTGGCCGAGCACTATGAAGACAGCTTCCATGCCGCCCACCCGATCATCGATCAGTTGCGCGAGAAGATGCAGATAGTCGAAGAACCGCGCTACACCCGCGAGTACCTGGAGGCCGACAAGCGCTCCATCGCCAATGCGCTACAAGTGTTTTTCAAGGATGGCTCGAGCACCGAGCAGGTGGTAGTGGAATACCCGATTGGCCATCGCCGGCGTCGCGCCGAAGGCATTGCGCTGCTGGAAGACAAGTTCAAGGCCAACCTGGCCACCCGCTTCACCGCCCAGCGTTCGGCGCAGATCTTTGCCCTGTGCAAGGACCAGGCACAGCTGGAAGCCACGGCGGTGCACCGGTTCGTGGACCTGTTGGTGATTTGAGAGCAGGGCGGACCGTTGGTCCGATCGCGAGCAAGCTCGCTCCTACAAGATCTTGTAAGCCATGTAGGAGCGGCCGGTCGACGCTCGATTGCTCGCGATAGCCTTCTATTGGTCAGATAACGCTACTTGAAGCGCCGCTCGACGCCTTTTTCCACGAGGATCTTCGCCGAGATCTCTTCCACCGAGAAATGGGTGGAATTGATGTGCGGAATGTTCTCGCGGCGGAACAGGTTTTCCACCTCGCGCACTTCGAACTCGCACTGGGCGTAGCTCGAATAACGGCTGTTGGGCTTGCGCTCGTTGCGGATGGCGGTAAGCCGGTCGGGGTCGATGGTCAGGCCGAACAGCTTGTGCTGGTGCGCGCGCAGGGCCGTCGGCAGCTGCAGGCGTTCCATGTCGTCTTCGGTCAGCGGGTAGTTGGCGGCGCGGATCCCGAACTGCATGGCCATGTACAGGCAGGTCGGGGTCTTGCCGCAGCGCGACACGCCGACCAGGATCAGGTCGGCCTTGTCGTAGTAGTGGGTGCGGGCGCCGTCGTCGTTGTCGAGGGCGAAGTTCACCGCCTCGATCCGCTCCATATAGTTGGAGTTGCCGCCAATGGAGTGGGACTTGCCGACCGAATACGACGAGTGCTCGCTCAACTCCAGCTCCAGGGGGGCGAGGAAGGTCGAGAAGATGTCGATCATGAAACCATTGGACGTCGCGAGGATCTCACGGATGTCCTGATTGACGATGGTGTCGAAGATAATCGGGCGAAATCCGTCCTTTTCGGCGGCGATGTTGATTTGTTGTACCATGGCCCGCGCTTTATCTACGCTGTCGATATACGGCCGCGTGATTTTGCTGAAGGTAATGTTTTCGAACTGCGCCAGGAGGCTCTGGCCGAGGGTTTCAGCGGTGATGCCGGTACCGTCGGAGATAAAGAAAGCAGATCGTTTCATTTGCACCTTGGGCCTTAAGCTAGTGACGAATCTTGGATATGATAGGCGCGATTTGCCGGCCTCCAATGGCCCGCATTCTCACTTATTTTCCAGGTCCAGGCCATACAGCTGGCAAGCGCTCCCCCGAGCAGCCGGCTTCTGAGCTTTTCCAACACAGTTAGTGGAGAGATCACCTTGGTAGAGTACGTAGTTTCCCTCGATAAGCTCGGCGTCCATGATGTAGAGCATGTGGGGGGCAAGAACGCATCCCTGGGCGAGATGATCAGTAACCTTGCAGGCGCCGGTGTATCCGTCCCTGGAGGCTTTGCCACGACGGCCCAGGCCTATCGTGATTTTCTCGAATTGAGCGGTCTTAACGACCAGATCCACGCCGCGCTCGACGCCCTGGACGTCGATGACGTGAATGCCCTGGCCAAGACCGGCGCGCAGATCCGTCAATGGATCATGGACGCCGAGTTCCCCGAGCAACTGAATAGCGAAATCCGCACCGCGTTCGCCAAGCTGTCCGCGGGCAACCCTGACATGGCCGTGGCCGTGCGCTCCTCGGCCACCGCCGAAGACCTGCCGGACGCTTCCTTCGCCGGCCAGCAGGAAACCTTCCTCAATATCCGTGGCGTCGAGAACGTCATTCGCGCTGCCAAGGAAGTCTTCGCTTCCCTGTTCAACGACCGCGCCATTTCCTACCGCGTACACCAGGGCTTCGACCACAAGCTGGTCGCCCTGTCTGCCGGCGTGCAGCGCATGGTGCGTTCGGAAACCGGTACCGCCGGCGTGATGTTCACCCTAGACACCGAGTCGGGCTTCCGTGACGTGGTGTTCATCACCGGCGCCTACGGCCTGGGTGAAACCGTCGTTCAAGGTGCGGTGAACCCGGACGAGTTCTACGTCCACAAGGGCACCCTGCAAGCCGGTCGCCCAGCCATCCTGCGCCGCAACCTGGGCAGCAAGGCGATCAAGATGATCTACGGCGACGAAGCCAAGGCCGGTCGCTCGGTCAAGACCGTCGACGTCGACAAGGCCGATCGCGCCCGTTTCTGCCTGACCGACGCCGAAGTCAGCGAGCTGGCCAAGCAGGCGATGATCATCGAGAAGCACTACAAGTGCCCGATGGACATCGAATGGGCCAAAGACGGCGACGACGGCAAGCTGTACATCGTCCAGGCCCGTCCGGAAACCGTGAAGAGCCGCACCCAGGCCAACGTCATGGAACGTTACCTGTTGAAGGAAACCGGCACCGTGCTGGTGGAAGGTCGCGCCATCGGCCAGCGCATCGGCGCCGGCAAGGTGCGGATCATCAAGGACGTGTCGGAGATGGATAAGGTCCAGGCCGGCGACGTGCTGGTATCCGACATGACCGACCCGGACTGGGAACCGGTGATGAAGCGCGCCAGCGCCATCGTCACCAACCGTGGCGGCCGTACCTGCCACGCCGCGATCATTGCGCGCGAGCTGGGGATTCCAGCGGTTGTCGGTTGCGGCAATGCCACCGAACTGTTGAAGGACGGCCAGGGCGTGACCGTGTCCTGCGCTGAAGGCGACACCGGTTTCATCTTCGAAGGCGAGCTGGGCTTCGACGTGAAGAAAAACTCCGTCGACGCCATGCCGGAGCTGCCGTTCAAGATCATGATGAACGTCGGCAACCCGGACCGCGCCTTCGACTTCGCCCAGTTGCCGAACGCCGGTGTGGGCCTGGCCCGCCTGGAGTTCATCATCAACCGCATGATCGGCGTGCACCCCAAGGCGCTGCTGAACTACGCCGGCCTGCCCCATGAAATCAAGGACAGCGTCGACAAGCGCATCGCTGGCTATAACGATCCGGTCGGTTTTTACGTCGACAAGCTGGTTGAAGGCATCAGCACCCTGGCTGCGGCGTTCTGGCCGAAAAAGGTCATCGTGCGCCTGTCGGACTTCAAGTCCAACGAATACGCCAACCTGATCGGCGGCAAGCTCTACGAGCCGGAAGAAGAAAACCCGATGCTGGGCTTCCGCGGTGCTTCGCGTTACATCAGCGAAGCCTTCCGTGACTGCTTCGAGCTCGAATGCCGCGCCCTCAAGCGCGTGCGTAACGACATGGGCCTGACCAACGTCGAGATCATGGTGCCGTTCGTCCGCACCCTGGGCGAAGCCAGCCAGGTGGTGGATCTGCTGGCTGAAAACGGCCTCAAGCGCGGTGAAAACGGCCTGCGCGTGATCATGATGTGCGAGCTACCTTCCAACGCGATCCTGGCCGAAGAGTTCCTCGAGTTCTTCGACGGCTTCTCCATCGGCTCCAATGACCTGACCCAGCTGACCCTGGGCCTAGACCGCGATTCGGGCATCATCGCGCACCTGTTCGACGAGCGTAATCCGGCGGTCAAGAAACTGCTGGCCAACGCCATCGCCGCCTGCAACAAGGCCGGCAAATACATCGGTATTTGCGGGCAGGGCCCGTCCGACCATCCGGACCTGGCCAAGTGGCTGATGGAACAGGGCATCGAGAGTGTCTCGCTGAACCCGGATTCCGTACTGGAAACCTGGTTCTTCCTGGCCGAGGGGCAGGGTGCGGTCTAAGCGGAATGAAGCCCCGGCCAGCCTTCGGGTTGGCCGGGGCTTTGAGATTCAAGTAGGGCGGGCTCCATCTGGAAGCCGCCCTTTTTTGTGCAAGAGTATTATGCAAAGCAGCAGCAACCTGTTTCCCGTCGCCTTGATCAGTGCCGAACGTCGAGGCGACCTGAGTGAAGACGTCTACCGCCTGAAGCCCGGCAACAGCCCGGACGCCACGGTCGAACTGGCTGTCACCCGCCTGGGGATGGCGGACGAGCCCGAATCCCGCGGTGTCCCGGTGATCCTGCTGCACGGCAGCTTCTCCAATCGGCGTTTCTGGTATTCGCCCAAGGGCATCGGCCTGGGCGCGTATCTGGCGCGCATGGGCTTCGATGTATGGATCCCCGAGATGCGCGGTCACGGCCTGTCGCGACGCAATGCCGACTACCGCAAGAATCGCGTCGCCGACTATGCGCAATACGATCTGCCCGCCATCGGCGCCTTCGTGCGGGAACAAAGCGGCCAGGTTCCGCACTGGATTGGGCATTCCCTGGGCGGCATTACCCTGGCGGCGGCCCTGGGCGGCCAGTACCTGGGAGAGCCGGCAGTGGCGTCGGCGGCGCTGTTCGGCTGTCAGGTCAGTCGCACCTATTGGCCATTGAAAATCCCGGCGGTGGAGTGGGGCGGTCGATTCATTCTCAAGCGTTTTGCCCAGTTGTCCGGCTCGCGACTCAAGCGCGGTCCCGAGGACGAGCCCATTGGCCTGGCCCTGGAAGGCATGCGCTGGTACGGGCTGTTCGGGCGTTTCGGCGATGGGCAGAAGGACTGGTGGGCCGGCTTGTCCGACGTTTCGCTGCCGGTATTGGCGGTGAGCGCGGCCGGGGATCATCAGGATCCGACCTGGGCTTGTCGCAAGCTGTTTGACCAGTTGAGTTCCGAGCATAAGCAGTTTGTCTGCCTGGGGCGCGAACAAGGGTTCAGCGGCAATTTCGGCCATGTGGAGATGCTGGTGAGCAAAGCGGCCCAGGCTGAAGTCTGGCCTTTGGTCGCGCGTTGGTTGAAGGATCAGCAGAGCCCGTTGTTGGCGTCGGGCACCGAACTGGCTGCCGCCAGCTGAGTTCAGAAGGCTCTGGCAAGAGCATTTCGTTTCGATGCGCTTGCGGCTAAGATATGACGCGTTGAGCGGTTCCGGTCACATTCGGTCGCCGGTCAAGCATTCTGTTCGTGCCGCCGAGCCTGCTGAAATTGGCGTATGGTGAGGGCTAGCTGAAATGTTAAACA from Pseudomonas chlororaphis subsp. chlororaphis encodes:
- the ppsR gene encoding posphoenolpyruvate synthetase regulatory kinase/phosphorylase PpsR → MKRSAFFISDGTGITAETLGQSLLAQFENITFSKITRPYIDSVDKARAMVQQINIAAEKDGFRPIIFDTIVNQDIREILATSNGFMIDIFSTFLAPLELELSEHSSYSVGKSHSIGGNSNYMERIEAVNFALDNDDGARTHYYDKADLILVGVSRCGKTPTCLYMAMQFGIRAANYPLTEDDMERLQLPTALRAHQHKLFGLTIDPDRLTAIRNERKPNSRYSSYAQCEFEVREVENLFRRENIPHINSTHFSVEEISAKILVEKGVERRFK
- the prpF gene encoding 2-methylaconitate cis-trans isomerase PrpF, with the translated sequence MAFVAQIKIPATYMRGGTSKGVFFSLQDLPEAAQLPGAARDALLLRVIGSPDPYDKQIDGMGGATSSTSKTVILSKSIKPGHDVDYLFGQVSIDKPFVDWSGNCGNLSAAVGSFAISSGLVDAERIAQNGVAVVRIWQANIGKTIIAHVPMTNGAVQETGDFELDGVTFPAAEVQLEFLDPAAEEEGAGGSMFPTGNLVDDLEVPGVGTFQATMINAGIPTIFINARDIGYSGTELQGDINGDPKALAMFETIRAHGALRMGLIQNLDEAAKRQHTPKVAFVAPPAGYQASSGKAVQAADVDLLVRALSMGKLHHAMMGTAAVAIGTAAAIPGTLVNLAAGGGERSAVRFGHPSGTLRVGAEAVQDNGEWSVTKAIMSRSARVLMEGWVRVPGDAF
- the prpD gene encoding 2-methylcitrate dehydratase, whose protein sequence is MSANVDLNERPDYDQVLQDIADYVLNYRIESREALDTARNCLMDTLGCGLLALRFPECTKHLGPIVEGTVVPFGARVPGTRLRLDPVKAAWDIGCIVRWLDYNDTWLAAEWGHPSDNLGGILAVADHLSQKRVANGEAPLTMRAVLEAVIMAHEIQGVIALENSFNRVGLDHVLLVKVASTAVTAKLMGANREQLLAALSHAFVDGQALRTYRHAPNAGSRKSWAAGDATSRGVRLADIALRGEMGIPGVLSAPQWGFYDVLFSHTNKDLALKPEDQRRFSLSQQYGSYVMENVLFKISFPAEFHAQTACEAAVTLHPLVRNRLHEIDRIVITTHESAIRIISKVGPLANAADRDHCIQYMTAVPLAFGNLVAEHYEDSFHAAHPIIDQLREKMQIVEEPRYTREYLEADKRSIANALQVFFKDGSSTEQVVVEYPIGHRRRRAEGIALLEDKFKANLATRFTAQRSAQIFALCKDQAQLEATAVHRFVDLLVI
- a CDS encoding alpha/beta fold hydrolase produces the protein MQSSSNLFPVALISAERRGDLSEDVYRLKPGNSPDATVELAVTRLGMADEPESRGVPVILLHGSFSNRRFWYSPKGIGLGAYLARMGFDVWIPEMRGHGLSRRNADYRKNRVADYAQYDLPAIGAFVREQSGQVPHWIGHSLGGITLAAALGGQYLGEPAVASAALFGCQVSRTYWPLKIPAVEWGGRFILKRFAQLSGSRLKRGPEDEPIGLALEGMRWYGLFGRFGDGQKDWWAGLSDVSLPVLAVSAAGDHQDPTWACRKLFDQLSSEHKQFVCLGREQGFSGNFGHVEMLVSKAAQAEVWPLVARWLKDQQSPLLASGTELAAAS
- the ppsA gene encoding phosphoenolpyruvate synthase, whose translation is MVEYVVSLDKLGVHDVEHVGGKNASLGEMISNLAGAGVSVPGGFATTAQAYRDFLELSGLNDQIHAALDALDVDDVNALAKTGAQIRQWIMDAEFPEQLNSEIRTAFAKLSAGNPDMAVAVRSSATAEDLPDASFAGQQETFLNIRGVENVIRAAKEVFASLFNDRAISYRVHQGFDHKLVALSAGVQRMVRSETGTAGVMFTLDTESGFRDVVFITGAYGLGETVVQGAVNPDEFYVHKGTLQAGRPAILRRNLGSKAIKMIYGDEAKAGRSVKTVDVDKADRARFCLTDAEVSELAKQAMIIEKHYKCPMDIEWAKDGDDGKLYIVQARPETVKSRTQANVMERYLLKETGTVLVEGRAIGQRIGAGKVRIIKDVSEMDKVQAGDVLVSDMTDPDWEPVMKRASAIVTNRGGRTCHAAIIARELGIPAVVGCGNATELLKDGQGVTVSCAEGDTGFIFEGELGFDVKKNSVDAMPELPFKIMMNVGNPDRAFDFAQLPNAGVGLARLEFIINRMIGVHPKALLNYAGLPHEIKDSVDKRIAGYNDPVGFYVDKLVEGISTLAAAFWPKKVIVRLSDFKSNEYANLIGGKLYEPEEENPMLGFRGASRYISEAFRDCFELECRALKRVRNDMGLTNVEIMVPFVRTLGEASQVVDLLAENGLKRGENGLRVIMMCELPSNAILAEEFLEFFDGFSIGSNDLTQLTLGLDRDSGIIAHLFDERNPAVKKLLANAIAACNKAGKYIGICGQGPSDHPDLAKWLMEQGIESVSLNPDSVLETWFFLAEGQGAV